In Harpia harpyja isolate bHarHar1 chromosome 21, bHarHar1 primary haplotype, whole genome shotgun sequence, the DNA window CGTCACTCTCTTGGCTCgggtctgctttcttttctgctgttgagATGGGAACTAGCCAGCTACACACCTTCTATTTTTAGTCTCAGTTCCTTCTTTCTTAAATCGGGTAAAAACGCGAAATGTTATCTTGCGTTAATCTAGTTGACTTCAGCCTCTCCCCAGTGTCAGGAATGCTTTCAGTTCTTCTAGGCTGCTCGTGGCCGTTTTTAGCTCGATGCCATCTCATCTTTTCAGTACTTGCTTTCCTCACGCAGGTTGCTGGTGGAGATCCTTGAGTAGGAGCAGACTTGGGGCAGAACTTCACAGGAGCGCCTGCTAAGATGCCCTCCCCTTGCAACAGCAAAGTATTAACGACCAGTCTCCTCTGagagtgatttttatttcatggaaTTGCGTACTAGCCAAATAATGGTCGCTTAAGAGGCATTTCCGTGTCTTGTCTTTGAGAATATTGTGTAAGTGGGTATCAAGATTTCACTTGGATACCTTGCCTGTTATCTCTTTATCCATGAGACTGAAAGAAGGAATTCTGGTCAGTAAGTTGGGTTTTGTTAATCCTTATTCAGGATGCTTAGAATTGGATTATTTgtatagatttttctttaatattattGTAAGTTTGTAGATGTAAAACCTCCCACaggaatatatttttcatcttttaaaagagGTAGCATTGTAACATAAGAGACTTGCAAGATATTTGAGATAACAGAAAGATGCATTGGGATTAACATGTAACAAAGCCGATGGTCTTTTTTTCTCTATACTTTATATTCTCTGAAACAAAGAATGGCTACAAAGAGTGATTTCGTATGGTACACCATCCATCTaaacctgcaggtttttttactaTTAACTACCTGAATTGTCAAAAAGTTTCCTTGTTTGGCAGCCTCAACACAAACTCTTATCAGTCTGCTCTTCTGGGCTGAAGAGAATCCTGACAAGCTGACTTTGGTTTTTCAGGTTTTAATACAGCACTTCACTGCCAACTTAAAGTTTCTGTGGTCGTGGTCTGATTCTTAACCACGTTACGGAGTTTGCTGTAGCtagtggtttaaaaaagaaaaagttaagcAGGAAGATTTCGGAGATTTGATTAAATAACCCATCTCTCACCACATTCATACAGACAAAAGAAGAGAGACAACTAAGAGACATAAGATCATGACATTCCATGACGTTCTGGTTATTTGAATGTGTTTAAGGTCCTTCAGAACTTACTGTCAAGTGAGCTGCGGATGATTGTGACACTGTGCTGAGTGACCATTTATGTGACCTTGTTTTTTCGTCCTCTGTAGGAAGAGGTTGACCCGTCACTTCAAGCACTTGAATCCCGCCAGGAGGAGATTCTAAAACGCTTGTATGAACTGAAGAGTGCTGTCGATGGTCTCTCAAAGATGATACAAACCCCAGATGCTGACTTTGATGTAACTAATATAATTCAAACTGATGAATGTTCTCCTTTGACAACAAACGGAGCAGATTTAGATTTGATGCTTGGAAAGGTAAGTTTACTTGAGCGTATATGTTGATAGGTACTTTCTTTGCTCTCAGATTTTCAGGGTTGGAAGGGTGGCATTAAAACCTGGGACACTCAGAACTTAATATTCAAGTCTTATATCCTTACAAATAACCTACAACTGCCATTTTGTTTtgggcagtgtcctggtttcggctacgatagagttaattttcttcctagtagctggtacagtgttatgttttagatttagcatgagaagaatgttgataacacactgatgttttcagttgttgctaagtagtgtttagactaagtcaaggatttttcagcttctcatgcccagccagcgagaaggctggaggggcacaagaagttggcacaggacacagccaggacagctgacccaaactggccaaaggggtattccataccatctgacatcatgcccagtatataaactggggggagttggcctgggcagggatcgctgctcaggaactaactgggcatcggtcagcgagtggtgagcaattgcattgtgcatcacttgttttgtatatcccaatccttttattgtcattttattattgttgttgttgttattttcttcctttctgtcctattaaactgttcttatctcaacccacaagttttaccttttttccttccaattctcttccccatcccactgggtggggggggaacgaatgagtggctgcatggtgcttagttgctggctggggttaaactacaacaggCATCCAGATTATAGATACAAACATTTATAAATACTAAATGCTATATATTCTCATTTGGATGTAGTTCCAAGCTAGAGTGGTTGATTTTGAAATTATGACAGTTGGTTTCTTGTTTGTTACCAACTGGAAACTTTAACTTTGCTTTCAGATTGGACTAGAATTTACCTCAGTCATGTTCTTGAATTATATGTTGTGGAAGGAAGATGTTTAAATgcttaaacaaattttaaatgtcCAAACTTGAATTGATTTATTTGAATATCATTAGAATTTCAGATATACACATGCATGACTATGTACATTTTGGTGTCAAATGAAAACTCTGCTACTTCAAAGTCTGATCTGCAATGTGTCTTACCTGCTGAATGTTTTACTTTCCATTCAGGATTATGGTGCCCTGAAAGATATTGTAATCAACGCAAATCCTTCTCTACCTCCACTGTCAttattagtactacacagcctgCTTTGTGAACGCTATAAAATATTatcagctgttcacacacattCATCAGTGAAAAGCGTGCCAGAAAACCTCTTGAAATGCTTTGGAGAGCAGACTAAGAAGCAGCCACGTCACGAATATCAGTTGGGCTTTACTCTTATTTGGAAGGATGGTAAGAATGAAGTTATCTTGTAGATCAGTATTTTACAATAGGTGAGAAAATGAAACTTGTGCTATAAAACTGTGACAACAGATGCTTTGTGCTGACACATGATGGATATGTACTGCAGATACTATTTTTGCTCTCTCTTTATAGCTGTGAATGATGATGGGGACAGAGGGGGAAGATTCTTGTTTGTGGTTACTGCTATTAAAATACGTGTGGCACTTACATGGTTGGTTGTACCCACAGGGCCTTTTTTTATAGAAGTGTTTTTCAGTTTCTACAAATAAGTTAGCCAGAATAGAAATGAGGTGGGAGATTGGGCTGAAGTTTGCAAAAAGTGATCTCTTTATCCCAGGTTCCCACCTTAGTCTAAGTATTTACactaagaaaactgaaaactgtTCATCAGGTTAATGAAGTTAACAGTGTTGCTGGCATCACAAACAAAATACATCATAGAATTACCATTACATTTAACTTCTCTACCATGTggtattcacttttttttcttttcttaatttcagttCCAAAACCCCAGATGAAGTTTAGCATTCAAACAATGTGCCCTATTGAAGGAGAGGGGAACATCGCtagatttctcttttccctgtttggCCAGAAGTACAATGCAGTTACTTCAACTCTGATTGACAGCTGGGTTGATACAGCCATCTTCCAGCTAAAAGAAGGTAGCAGTAAGGAAAAAGGAGCAGTCTTGCGCTCTATGAATGCTGCCCTGGGCAAGACACCGTGGTTGGTGGGAAATGAACTCACCGTAGCAGACATTGTTGCATGGTGTGCACTTCAGCAGACAGGTAGCGCAAATGCCGCCCCAGCCAATGTGCAAAAATGGATGAAGTCGTGTGAGAACTTGGCACCTTTCACTTCTCTTATGAAGCTACTAAAATAAGCCTGTACTCTTCATAACGGTGTTATTTTA includes these proteins:
- the AIMP2 gene encoding aminoacyl tRNA synthase complex-interacting multifunctional protein 2 isoform X1, whose translation is MPMYKVRPFHRVGGEVLAEQLPACMYRLPNLHRLPSTAASPPLPQEEVDPSLQALESRQEEILKRLYELKSAVDGLSKMIQTPDADFDVTNIIQTDECSPLTTNGADLDLMLGKDYGALKDIVINANPSLPPLSLLVLHSLLCERYKILSAVHTHSSVKSVPENLLKCFGEQTKKQPRHEYQLGFTLIWKDVPKPQMKFSIQTMCPIEGEGNIARFLFSLFGQKYNAVTSTLIDSWVDTAIFQLKEGSSKEKGAVLRSMNAALGKTPWLVGNELTVADIVAWCALQQTGSANAAPANVQKWMKSCENLAPFTSLMKLLK
- the AIMP2 gene encoding aminoacyl tRNA synthase complex-interacting multifunctional protein 2 isoform X2, which produces MPMYKVRPFHRVGGEVLAEQLPACMYRLPNLHRLPSTAASPPLPQVDPSLQALESRQEEILKRLYELKSAVDGLSKMIQTPDADFDVTNIIQTDECSPLTTNGADLDLMLGKDYGALKDIVINANPSLPPLSLLVLHSLLCERYKILSAVHTHSSVKSVPENLLKCFGEQTKKQPRHEYQLGFTLIWKDVPKPQMKFSIQTMCPIEGEGNIARFLFSLFGQKYNAVTSTLIDSWVDTAIFQLKEGSSKEKGAVLRSMNAALGKTPWLVGNELTVADIVAWCALQQTGSANAAPANVQKWMKSCENLAPFTSLMKLLK